The Ornithinibacillus sp. 4-3 region TTATTTCAACCGATTCACCGTGTATTGGTGAATGATCATATTTTTTATCCGTTTTTCCACCAACCATAAAAGAGAATGAACCATTAATTCCTATGGAAAGTGCACTTTCTACAGCTTCTTTATCACAGATATATATCAAAAAATACTCCTGTCTAGACGATACTAAAGCATTCAGTGCATGTGTAGCATCTGCAGGAGAACCACCTCCAACATTGTCGGAAGACTCCACAAGAATTGTTAAATTGGGTTTAACCTCATTAACCTGTATAAGTGCTTTGTCAATAGGGATGGGATTAATTTCAAACCTCTCTTTGTGACTCCATACCCAAGTAATCAGTTCCTTAACAATCCGATCTCCTTTTTCTCTATTATTGTTTGTTGTTACAATCACTGACATACTGGCAAAAGGTACATCTGAATATGGAAAACCACCTAAAATACTAACATTTAAAACTTCCTCATCTTGTTCATAATTAAACGCCATTTCCATAAGTTTTTTCATTGGATCCATATTTGTATCCATACTAGGAGGAGCAACTAGTAAATTAGCTCTCTTAAAAGAATGTACAGGTTGAATTTCTTTTCTTATTAGTGAAACAAGTTGATTACAGGCCTCTGTCGCTCGTTCATACATATCAATATGTGGATAAGTATCATATCCAATAATAATGTCGGAATGACTAACCATTTTTTCTGTTACATTGGCATGAAGGTCTAGTGTCATTGCAATTGGTTTTGTTCCTACTATGCTTCGTACACATTGCAATAATTCTCCTTCCACATCATCGATTTTTTCGCTCACCATAGCACCATGAAAAATTAAAATTAAGCCATCCAATGAATTTACTACCTCACGTAATTCATCGCAGATAGTTGATTGTATTTTTTCCATTGCAACATTTGATACAATGCCTGAAGGAGTAGCTCTAGTATAAAGAAGTGGCACCAACTGAAATCCTTCTCTTTCAGCGGAATCTATTACTCCAGCTACACTGGAATTCGAGCCCTGATATTTTTCATTAATACTTCCTTCTCCCAATATCCATTCTTGGTTTAGAAAATCATCTAACTCTGTTTTATTAGGAGAAAAAGTATTCGTTTCGTGTAAACATCCTATCATTCCTATCTTCATATTCTCACACTCCATATAAGATATTTCTCTGTTTACCTATTTACTTTTGTATTCCATTAAGTTCTAACTAATTTTTTTAAGGCACGATCAACAGCTTCCAACGTATTTTCTACTTCTTTTTGACCATGAAGCGCAGATATATACCATAAACCGCTTGGTCGTACTAACACACCTTCTTCCAAAAGTAGGGATGCAAATTGCGTGTATTTTTCAGCGTCTCTCTTTTGAAAAGTAGAAAAGTCGGTAACGGACTCTTCATCTATAAACATCATATGGAACACAGGACCAATATGATTGATTAATCCAGTCACATGATGTTGATCTAATAAATTCCTTATACCTTTAACAATTAAATTAGTCGTTTCCTCCATTTTGATGAGCTTATTGCTATTATCACGAGTTAATTCATCTATAACTGTTAAAGCAGCAGCAGTTGCAACATTATTTCCATTAAGTGTTCCTAGATGATTAACCGTTCCATTTTCTATCAGGCGCATGATGCTCTCTTTTCCAGCTACACCACTAACCGCAATTCCGCCACCTAATGATTTTCCTATGGTCGTCAAATCAGGGATTATCCCAAATCTTTGTTGAGCACCACCTGGGCTGATTCGAAACCCAGTGATGACTTCGTCAAAAATAAGAACGATTCCAAGTTTAGATGTCAGCTCTCTCATCTTTTCCATATATCCTTGTTTCGGTACAATACAGCCTGAATTACACATAACGGGTTCAGTTATAATCGCTGCAATTTCGTTTCCATACTGTTCTAGTGTCGACTCTAGGCAATCAACATTATTCCAATCTATTACGATAATGTCTTCCAAACCTTTTTGACTTTGTCCTCCAGTTCCTGGTGAGACACCAAGACCATTACTATTTTTGGATTCGGTCATATCAGGAGTTGGAAACGAAGTAAATATACTATCCGACCATCCGTGAAAATGCCCTTGAAAACGAATGATTTTTTGTCTTCCTGTATATTCACGTGCTAGTCTAAGGGCTAACATAACAGCTTCGGTACCAGACCCGGAAAAAGATACACGATCTGCACTTGGTAACAGTTCTGTTATTCGCATGGCTAAGTCAATTTCTCCTTGATGTTGTAAGCCATAAGTTGATCCAAATTTCAATGCATTATTAATATTGTCCGTTAATTTGGAATTCGCATGTCCTAAAATTAACGGTCCATAAGCTAATAAATAATCGATATATTTATTCCCGTCTATATCCCAGATTTCAGTCCCTTTCGCTCTTTCAACAAATAATGGCGTAGGGAGCATGGAGGAACGAAGTGAACTCGACACACCTCCAGCTAGGTATTTCTTTGATTCAGCTAATTTCTCTAAAGATTGTTCTACTTTCAACATCATGTTATTCCTCCTTCATTACATAACAATTTCAAAACTTTTTATAATGATGTGTTAATCAATTCAATGATTATTATTTTAAACTCTTATTAATAAAGACTTGATACTGTTGAGCAAAAAATTGAATAACTTACATTGGATCCAATGGATAAATAGGCCTTTTAATATTGTTATAATTAAAATATTGTAAATTGGCACTACAACAACCTGGAGTATCCAGATATACCTCCCCTTTTGAAATATCACCAAAAGAAGTTTTCCAAGCGATTGCAGCCTTAACAACAATAATTTGATATGCTTCTGGATCAATGCCTATAGATTTAACATGATTGATATCAAATGGCGGGATACGATTTTCAGTAATTACAATGGTCATATTATTTGCATCAACAACTGCTGTTCTACCCATATCCCCTTCTTTTCCAGCCATATAAGGTCCTTTGTGTTTAAATTTTCCATCAGATAACAATCGAATCAAACCTTTAATTTCTACTGGTTCTCCATGTAACCCATCGCTCTTTCCACCAAGCTTACAATGCAAGTTTTCTCCTACTCCAAGAATATGTGCTTTTAATGCAACCTCAGAATCACGAACGATCATTAAACTTTTCTGATCAGATTCTACTAAAAAACTTAAAACATGGGTTGCATCAGCAGGGGAACCTCCACCAACATTATCTGAGCCTTCTACCCAGATGATAGGCCTTTCATTTTGTTGTATTGTCCAGTCATAAGCCTGCTGTAGCGAAACTTCTTCAAACGTAAATTTTTCTCTTAGCTCCCAAGCTAATTGACTTAACTCTTTAACACTTTTTTTAGCTAGATTCTCATCTCCATCGGTAGTCACTATAAATGACATACCAGCATCTAAAATATCACTAAATGGAAATCCTCCAGCGACAGTAACATTAAGGATTTTTGGATTTTTTTCTAACTCACTTGCATACTGCATTAATGTCTTCATAGGAGTTTTATTCGTCATCATTGTTTGTGGAGGAACAAGCATTCTAGATGACTCCCATGCCATGATTGGTTTTATCTTTCCTTTAATCATTTGAATTAAAATATCCGTTGCCTCAATTGCTCGTTCATATGCATCAACATGAGGATAAGTATCATACCCCACAATACAATTTGTGTGTTTAATTAATGCTTCGCTTGTATTCGCATGCAGATCAAGTGTTACGACAATGGGTAAAGAAATTCCTACTTTCTTTCTCACTCGATTCACAATTTCAGCTTCCACGTCTGGATAGCTTTCGGATACCATCGCCCCGTGTAAAATTAGTATTAATCCATCTATACGATCAGATATTGATTCAACTAGACTATCTATTAAACTACCTATAGTGTCTTCAGTAACCATTCCACTCGGAGTTGTTTCGGTATATAAACCAGGAAGCAAATCTATATCGTTCACTTTTGCAGAATCAATGGTTCCTCCCATTGATGTACGGGTACCTTGATATTTATTAAAATACACTTCAGATTTATCGATCCATGTCTGTTTAAAATCATTCAATGTTGTTACTCCAGGTGCAAAAGAATTTGTTTCATGATAAATTCCTGCTACCCCTATTCTTATCTGCTGCGACATGTATTCACTTCCTTCTCATAAATACGTAAATTTTTGCCTAAGATTATTTTCCCCTGTTTTCCTACAATACAGAAATTCTCCACCTATATTTAAATAATGAATCCTATCCTTGTTATCAAATGAAACTTCATTAGTACAGATCTAACCAACTGTTGTGTTAGGATAAAATTAATTCTTCTTTCAGAATTAGATTAAATCTAAAAGAAGAATTTCTGACATTTACATTTCTGTCAAAGTATCTTTATTCTTCTTTATCCACATTCCATAATTGAAGACCCATAAAACCGCGAACATTCTGAACATTGTTTCGATGTGCTCGAATAGCTTTACTATCTCCAAATCTAATTAATGGAAGATAATCCCAAAACTCTTCTTGTAGTTCTCCAAATATTTCTGCTGCTTCCTCTTGCGTTCTACTCTGGGTTATTTTATTTAATAGATCATCTATTTCTGGACTATCGGTCCAGCCTGCGTATTCATTAGCTGAATCTAAAAAATAAAAAGCATTAGGAAAGGGTTCTGTAGCTACAACTGTAAAGAAGGCATCATAAGCTGACGGATCTTCTCGTAATTCTATGACTGTAGGCCAATCATAAATTTCTAATTTAATGTTCATACCAAGTTCATTAAGTTGCTGTTGCGCAACAACAGATGCATCATACATTTCTGGATAATCTCGAGAAGTCATCACAGTAATTTCCTCTCCATCATATCCCGCTTCTTGTAAAAGTTGTTTAGCTTTTTCTGTATCATTGATATTGTAATTTTCCTTCCCTTTTTCACTATGCCATTCTATTTGATCTTCAATCATTAAACCGTGTTGTAACTCATAATAATCTTCGCTCCCAAAAGCCGCCATTAGAATCTCTTCCATATCTAATGCCGCATTTACTGCTTGTCGTATTTTTTGGTCACTAAAAACTCCTGCTTTTTTATTAAATATCATAGCAGTGAAGCTAACTTCTCCTGACTGGATTTCTACATTAGAATCTTTTTCTAATTGATCTACATTATCAAAGGGAATTGTAGTGGCTATGTCGTACTCTCCTGAAAGCATACCTGCTACTCTAGTAGAAGAGTCTGACACAAATTCAAAATATAAATCATCAATCAGTACTTCTTTACCACCTGCAAAACCATCAGGTTGTTCACTTCTTGAGCTATATTCATCGAATTTACTTAAATGAATATATTGATCCTGTTTCCATTCTTCAAACTTAAACGGCCCTGTTCCAATCATTTCATCTATACCAAGAGCTTCGTCAGCAGATTCAGCATTTTCTTTTGTTGTAATTCCTGCTAACTGAGTAGGATTGGCAAGGAAGTATAATGTTAAAAACGAATATTCGCTTAGGTTAATTACAACCGTATATTCGTCTTCAGCATCAATAGTCGCATCACTAAAGTTTGCTTTTCCTACTGATGACCGACTAAACCATCTTTCCATAGAGGCTACTACATCATCAGCTTTCATTTCTTCTCCATTATGAAATTTAATCCCCTGTCTTAAGTGGAAAGTGATTGTTTTTCCATCTTCACTTTCTTCATAAGACTCAGCCAACATAGGTTGGATGACATAATTGGAATCTAAAGTCACTAGACTTTCAAATATTTGTGAAGCAACTTGTCTAGTCGCACCGGCTACTGATATATAGGTATCAAGAGTTGGTGGTTGGGCATTATATGCTATCCTTAATTCTTTTCTCGCCGTATCATTATTTTTTTCTTGATCTTTATCTTGATCTTCAGCTTTGTTTTCTTCATTATTTATCTCTTTATTGACTTCTTCCGAATCATTTGATTGACAAGCAACTAAGGTCAATCCCAAAATTAAAAAATAAAATATTAAAGATTTTTTTATAAACTTCACTTTATTTCATCCCCTCTATTAAATAAAATGCGTTAACTCTATTCTTTGTAGGTTCTAAGTCTCTTCAGGCAACCAGATATAAAAGGACAATTTACAGATTCCCCCTCTCTTCCAAACAAAGAAGTATGAACAATGCATTAAGAGGAATTATTATATGAATAAGGGGAATATTCCGACTTATTATCGTGTAAAATAATAATTAAATAATGTGCTTTAATTATTTTTATGAAATCAATCTATTTTATTTTTACTATCATTTCTACCTCAACAGGAATGTTCATTGGAAGCACACTAGTTCCAATCGCTGTTCTAGCATGTTTACCATTTTCACCAAAAATATCTACCATTAAATCCGAAAAACCATGGATAACTTTAGGCTGATTAAAAAATTCTTGATCGCTAGCCACTAAACCAAACACTTTTATTACTTTATCAATTCTTTCCAGATTCCCCAGATAGTTTTGTAAATGCGCTAGTATATTTAAACCACAGAGTCGGGCAGCTTGATAACCTTCTTGTAGTGTCAGCTCTCTACCCAATTTCCCTGTTACTACTGGTATTCCACTTGAATCAAGCGGTCCAGACCCGGAACAATAAAGTAGCTTCTCATCCTGCCTAATCATAATTAAACCTTTACTATGTTCTTTAATGATTGGTAACTCTATACCTAAATCTTCAAGTTTATTATTAATACTCTCCATTTTAAAAACTCCCATATATTATCGTTAGTATTAAACTTTATAATTTATAAAATCTTTAATGAAAATTTCTAGATTGTTTAAAACTTCTTCAATCATCTGATACCCAAACTCTCTTGAAGCTTTTGTAGCATCACCGAAAGCACCATTTGATGATAACTCTTCCCAAAAATATGGCATTTCAACTCTTCTATTTCCC contains the following coding sequences:
- a CDS encoding M81 family metallopeptidase, with protein sequence MKIGMIGCLHETNTFSPNKTELDDFLNQEWILGEGSINEKYQGSNSSVAGVIDSAEREGFQLVPLLYTRATPSGIVSNVAMEKIQSTICDELREVVNSLDGLILIFHGAMVSEKIDDVEGELLQCVRSIVGTKPIAMTLDLHANVTEKMVSHSDIIIGYDTYPHIDMYERATEACNQLVSLIRKEIQPVHSFKRANLLVAPPSMDTNMDPMKKLMEMAFNYEQDEEVLNVSILGGFPYSDVPFASMSVIVTTNNNREKGDRIVKELITWVWSHKERFEINPIPIDKALIQVNEVKPNLTILVESSDNVGGGSPADATHALNALVSSRQEYFLIYICDKEAVESALSIGINGSFSFMVGGKTDKKYDHSPIHGESVEIKGRVKLLSDGLFIHRGEHSTNIKGKMGRVAVIELENCLNSIVVLTERRVSLRDIDQIESIGLHLDDFKIIVVKAAIAWKTAFKDVEKYVIEIDSPGCCSSNLEHFKYKKLSNQTHITGT
- a CDS encoding aspartate aminotransferase family protein — its product is MLKVEQSLEKLAESKKYLAGGVSSSLRSSMLPTPLFVERAKGTEIWDIDGNKYIDYLLAYGPLILGHANSKLTDNINNALKFGSTYGLQHQGEIDLAMRITELLPSADRVSFSGSGTEAVMLALRLAREYTGRQKIIRFQGHFHGWSDSIFTSFPTPDMTESKNSNGLGVSPGTGGQSQKGLEDIIVIDWNNVDCLESTLEQYGNEIAAIITEPVMCNSGCIVPKQGYMEKMRELTSKLGIVLIFDEVITGFRISPGGAQQRFGIIPDLTTIGKSLGGGIAVSGVAGKESIMRLIENGTVNHLGTLNGNNVATAAALTVIDELTRDNSNKLIKMEETTNLIVKGIRNLLDQHHVTGLINHIGPVFHMMFIDEESVTDFSTFQKRDAEKYTQFASLLLEEGVLVRPSGLWYISALHGQKEVENTLEAVDRALKKLVRT
- a CDS encoding M81 family metallopeptidase → MSQQIRIGVAGIYHETNSFAPGVTTLNDFKQTWIDKSEVYFNKYQGTRTSMGGTIDSAKVNDIDLLPGLYTETTPSGMVTEDTIGSLIDSLVESISDRIDGLILILHGAMVSESYPDVEAEIVNRVRKKVGISLPIVVTLDLHANTSEALIKHTNCIVGYDTYPHVDAYERAIEATDILIQMIKGKIKPIMAWESSRMLVPPQTMMTNKTPMKTLMQYASELEKNPKILNVTVAGGFPFSDILDAGMSFIVTTDGDENLAKKSVKELSQLAWELREKFTFEEVSLQQAYDWTIQQNERPIIWVEGSDNVGGGSPADATHVLSFLVESDQKSLMIVRDSEVALKAHILGVGENLHCKLGGKSDGLHGEPVEIKGLIRLLSDGKFKHKGPYMAGKEGDMGRTAVVDANNMTIVITENRIPPFDINHVKSIGIDPEAYQIIVVKAAIAWKTSFGDISKGEVYLDTPGCCSANLQYFNYNNIKRPIYPLDPM
- a CDS encoding ABC transporter substrate-binding protein; translation: MKFIKKSLIFYFLILGLTLVACQSNDSEEVNKEINNEENKAEDQDKDQEKNNDTARKELRIAYNAQPPTLDTYISVAGATRQVASQIFESLVTLDSNYVIQPMLAESYEESEDGKTITFHLRQGIKFHNGEEMKADDVVASMERWFSRSSVGKANFSDATIDAEDEYTVVINLSEYSFLTLYFLANPTQLAGITTKENAESADEALGIDEMIGTGPFKFEEWKQDQYIHLSKFDEYSSRSEQPDGFAGGKEVLIDDLYFEFVSDSSTRVAGMLSGEYDIATTIPFDNVDQLEKDSNVEIQSGEVSFTAMIFNKKAGVFSDQKIRQAVNAALDMEEILMAAFGSEDYYELQHGLMIEDQIEWHSEKGKENYNINDTEKAKQLLQEAGYDGEEITVMTSRDYPEMYDASVVAQQQLNELGMNIKLEIYDWPTVIELREDPSAYDAFFTVVATEPFPNAFYFLDSANEYAGWTDSPEIDDLLNKITQSRTQEEAAEIFGELQEEFWDYLPLIRFGDSKAIRAHRNNVQNVRGFMGLQLWNVDKEE
- a CDS encoding RidA family protein, translated to MESINNKLEDLGIELPIIKEHSKGLIMIRQDEKLLYCSGSGPLDSSGIPVVTGKLGRELTLQEGYQAARLCGLNILAHLQNYLGNLERIDKVIKVFGLVASDQEFFNQPKVIHGFSDLMVDIFGENGKHARTAIGTSVLPMNIPVEVEMIVKIK